Within the Candidatus Neomarinimicrobiota bacterium genome, the region CTTGGAGAGCGCTATCTGGACTACGCCCATGTTGAGAGGCAGATCGTCAAGGAAAGTAATCTCCTAGCTGGACTGGCGGATGATCCCAGACGTAGGTATTTGGGCAAGATTGAAGAACAAGACTTGGATTTCATTATCAAGAAGCGAAGCATAGGGATTAATGAGTTATGCCCGTGCAAGAGCGGGAAAAAGTTCAAGGATTGTCATCTGGATGAGGTCAGAAAGGGCAGCTCTAAGCCGCTGGCGTGATTCATTTCAATTCATCACGCCCCCATCCCACCCTCTCTCCTCCTCGCCGCGCGCGCGAACCGGAGTAGGGGCTCC harbors:
- a CDS encoding SEC-C domain-containing protein, whose product is LGERYLDYAHVERQIVKESNLLAGLADDPRRRYLGKIEEQDLDFIIKKRSIGINELCPCKSGKKFKDCHLDEVRKGSSKPLA